In Thermococcus thioreducens, a genomic segment contains:
- a CDS encoding transcriptional regulator gives MDRERLIRTVEAILRGTGYKTARMDFKGSCFDIVASRLLLLLFVKVATNIDTVTEEQAEDLKRLSKFFKASPLIVGLKTKNAELEEGVVYERFGIYALRPETLYDVLVENELPAIFAERGGFYVRINGALLRKLREKYGYSVNELAQLLGVSRKSLINYERGEQAVSLEVAIRLEELFDEPLAEPIDILHSTVEADLNVIPESPLEREIFERLKGLGLGVVKVKKAPFNAVSKEDEFNILTGIDERKTRSTVKRAEMVTEVSRIINSDGVFILEKARTEIVGDVPLIPKERLEEVRDADELIEMIEELKKEIKKQLFS, from the coding sequence ATGGACAGGGAAAGGCTCATCAGAACGGTTGAGGCGATACTCAGGGGCACGGGATACAAAACGGCACGGATGGACTTCAAGGGCTCGTGCTTCGACATAGTGGCGAGCAGGTTACTCCTCCTGCTCTTCGTCAAGGTGGCCACAAACATAGACACCGTCACCGAGGAGCAGGCCGAAGACTTAAAGAGACTCTCCAAGTTTTTCAAGGCGTCTCCTCTGATAGTCGGGCTGAAGACGAAGAACGCTGAGCTGGAAGAGGGTGTAGTTTACGAGAGGTTTGGAATATACGCGCTCAGGCCCGAGACCCTATACGACGTCCTCGTCGAGAACGAGTTGCCGGCGATATTCGCCGAGCGTGGTGGCTTCTACGTAAGGATAAACGGTGCCCTACTGCGGAAGCTGAGGGAGAAGTACGGCTACTCCGTGAACGAGCTGGCCCAACTCCTTGGAGTTTCTCGCAAGAGCCTGATAAACTACGAGCGCGGCGAGCAGGCGGTCTCCCTTGAGGTCGCCATACGGCTTGAGGAACTGTTTGACGAGCCGCTTGCGGAGCCGATCGACATTCTCCACTCCACTGTGGAGGCAGACCTCAACGTTATCCCCGAAAGTCCGCTTGAGAGGGAGATATTCGAGCGCCTAAAGGGCCTCGGCCTCGGTGTCGTCAAGGTCAAGAAGGCACCGTTCAATGCAGTGTCAAAGGAGGATGAGTTCAACATCCTCACGGGCATAGACGAGAGAAAGACCCGCTCGACTGTGAAGAGGGCCGAGATGGTCACCGAGGTGAGCAGGATAATCAACAGCGACGGGGTCTTCATACTGGAGAAAGCGAGAACCGAGATTGTCGGCGACGTCCCCCTGATCCCGAAGGAGCGGCTTGAAGAGGTCAGGGACGCTGATGAGCTCATAGAGATGATTGAGGAGCTCAAGAAGGAAATAAAGAAGCAGCTCTTCAGCTGA
- a CDS encoding molybdopterin molybdotransferase MoeA, with translation MREFKRLTPYKEALSLLLDDLSEIDEVEEIPLKEALGRVLAEDIVSPMDSPPFDRSAVDGYALRAEDTFPAREYSPVELGVIDEIVAGEESKAKVEPGTAVKLMTGSKMPKGANAVLMQEMAERDGDIIRVLRPVAPGQNVAFKGEDVKKGEVVLRKGHILRPQDLALLKSLGFKSVKVKRKPRVGIIVTGDELIEEFDEDALKAGKIMESNSIMLMGLVRQYFGQPVFYGVVPDDEERIRNVIETAKEECDLVLVTGGSAFGDRDFAHRFVKLLFHGTTIKPGRPVGYGERAFIMSGYPAAVFTQFHLYVKHALAKLVGARNYEVKVYARLTERVPSQLGRHEFVKVWYENGEARPIKKKGSGIISPLVESNGYIVIPEDSEGYLEGETVEVVLY, from the coding sequence ATGAGGGAGTTCAAACGCCTCACACCCTATAAAGAAGCTTTAAGCCTGCTCCTCGATGATTTAAGCGAGATTGATGAAGTTGAAGAAATTCCGCTGAAAGAGGCACTCGGACGGGTCTTGGCCGAGGACATCGTTTCTCCCATGGACAGTCCCCCCTTCGACCGTTCCGCTGTGGACGGCTATGCCCTCCGCGCCGAGGACACATTCCCTGCGAGGGAATACAGTCCGGTCGAGCTTGGGGTTATAGACGAGATAGTCGCAGGTGAGGAGAGCAAAGCCAAGGTGGAACCCGGAACGGCGGTAAAGCTCATGACCGGCTCAAAGATGCCGAAGGGGGCAAACGCCGTCCTCATGCAGGAGATGGCAGAGCGAGATGGGGACATTATAAGGGTCCTCCGTCCGGTTGCCCCAGGCCAGAACGTGGCATTCAAGGGGGAGGACGTTAAGAAAGGTGAAGTGGTTCTGAGAAAAGGCCATATCCTCAGGCCACAGGACTTAGCGCTCCTAAAGAGCCTCGGCTTCAAGAGTGTGAAAGTCAAGAGAAAGCCCCGTGTTGGGATAATAGTTACCGGCGACGAGCTGATTGAGGAGTTTGATGAGGACGCGCTGAAGGCAGGAAAGATTATGGAGAGCAACTCGATTATGCTTATGGGGCTGGTGCGGCAGTACTTTGGGCAACCGGTTTTCTACGGGGTCGTGCCAGACGACGAGGAGAGGATAAGGAACGTCATTGAGACGGCAAAAGAAGAATGCGACCTCGTTCTCGTCACCGGCGGCTCTGCCTTCGGTGACAGGGACTTCGCTCACCGCTTCGTCAAGCTCCTCTTCCACGGAACGACGATAAAGCCCGGAAGGCCAGTTGGTTACGGCGAAAGGGCCTTCATAATGAGCGGCTACCCAGCGGCGGTTTTTACTCAGTTCCACCTGTATGTCAAACACGCCTTAGCGAAGCTGGTGGGGGCTAGGAACTACGAGGTGAAGGTTTACGCCCGACTCACCGAGCGCGTTCCAAGCCAGCTCGGGAGACACGAGTTCGTGAAGGTCTGGTATGAGAACGGAGAAGCCAGACCAATCAAGAAGAAGGGCAGTGGCATAATAAGCCCGCTGGTGGAGAGCAACGGCTATATAGTTATTCCGGAGGACAGTGAGGGATATCTGGAAGGGGAAACCGTGGAAGTCGTGCTCTACTGA
- a CDS encoding HD domain-containing protein, with product MDGKIIHDGVHGSMKLTGIILDLVKTPEFQRLRNIRQLGLAYLVYPGANHSRFEHSLGAWHLARRLSQEVGLDESESMLLQVGALLHDIGHGPFSHTFESIYKHYVKERDHMRLGQDIILGRINITESENGGMIPEIIERYDYDFTPRDVADLILGKHEKRYLGQMLHGDVDVDQLDYLVRDAHYTGVAHGIIDLERLMKVLRVHDGELVVDEKGVEAVEGMMVARSLMYSRVYFHHTVKIAEGMLTRALEFALEEGHLWDFWRMIDCRVLVELEDLEGLPAEMVRRVKYRELYKAAVLAGADELSTEEKRELLTAYRNVKRRQEIERTLAEMVGAREGEVILEFSIADLMLSEPRLKATEINVLLGNGELQPLTKVTPLANALKRRQTPRWAVLIAAPKEYVPKVREVWRRVIFS from the coding sequence ATGGATGGGAAGATTATTCACGACGGCGTTCATGGCAGCATGAAGCTTACCGGCATTATCCTAGACCTTGTCAAGACCCCCGAGTTCCAGAGGCTCAGGAACATAAGACAGCTCGGCCTGGCCTACCTCGTCTACCCGGGTGCCAATCACTCCCGCTTTGAGCACTCCCTCGGAGCGTGGCACCTCGCCCGGAGGCTCTCGCAGGAAGTTGGTCTGGACGAGAGCGAGAGCATGCTCCTTCAGGTGGGGGCTTTACTCCACGACATCGGGCACGGGCCCTTCAGCCACACCTTTGAGAGCATCTACAAGCACTACGTGAAGGAGCGCGACCACATGCGCCTAGGCCAGGATATAATCCTCGGACGGATAAACATAACCGAGAGCGAGAACGGGGGAATGATCCCGGAGATAATAGAGCGCTACGACTACGACTTCACCCCCAGAGACGTCGCAGACCTGATCCTCGGAAAGCACGAGAAGCGCTACCTCGGTCAGATGCTCCACGGCGACGTCGACGTCGACCAGCTCGACTATCTGGTGAGGGACGCCCACTACACGGGGGTCGCCCACGGGATAATAGACCTTGAAAGGCTCATGAAGGTTCTGAGGGTTCACGACGGTGAGCTCGTGGTCGATGAGAAGGGTGTTGAAGCGGTCGAGGGCATGATGGTAGCAAGATCCCTCATGTACTCCCGCGTCTACTTCCACCACACGGTCAAGATAGCCGAAGGGATGCTGACCAGAGCTTTGGAGTTCGCCTTGGAGGAGGGCCACCTCTGGGACTTCTGGAGGATGATAGACTGCCGCGTCCTTGTCGAGCTTGAAGACCTGGAGGGCCTTCCTGCGGAGATGGTGAGGAGGGTAAAGTACCGCGAGCTTTACAAGGCCGCCGTTCTGGCGGGTGCCGATGAACTAAGCACCGAGGAGAAAAGGGAGCTCCTGACGGCCTACAGGAACGTTAAGCGCAGGCAGGAGATAGAGAGAACTCTCGCGGAGATGGTCGGCGCGAGGGAGGGGGAGGTCATTCTGGAGTTCAGCATAGCGGACCTCATGCTCAGCGAGCCGAGGCTCAAGGCGACTGAAATAAACGTCCTCCTGGGCAACGGGGAGCTTCAGCCGCTTACCAAGGTCACCCCACTTGCCAACGCCCTCAAGAGGAGACAGACACCACGCTGGGCAGTCCTTATAGCCGCGCCGAAGGAATACGTTCCAAAGGTAAGGGAGGTCTGGAGAAGAGTCATCTTCAGCTGA
- a CDS encoding DUF835 domain-containing protein, with translation MDGIQAIVFAEALMVLIADLVAAGWIFRIYLHNRRRSALAFSLAWVFDFLAILSTVLTNPTFQMVGMLLLPAFSALIFYGAVKFLEEESITVRYRTLSMLAVMPVAFMIYMIGVYIYTGDAVWSVTSAATLGITGIFVIAGGLLLRETVEIYKSAIRYLYISIILFGVHLIPAALFGNTDWYKAIGFTLSTALIISMVVAMVKLTSSEFFMPREGKTVQPVDLKPGVIVVNGKEYQKLKEKLKDRPVLAFVRDVTQVPDGWQYYFVTTIPFQGRFKNTINPTNLARMTELSYKYLEESARMGEQGVIVIDCLEYLTVYNSWESLMKFLSKLRDFVIVNKGTLILVIEKESLENRLYAQLRKLME, from the coding sequence TTGGACGGTATCCAGGCAATTGTGTTTGCTGAGGCGTTGATGGTTCTGATAGCGGACTTGGTGGCGGCAGGCTGGATATTCCGTATATACCTCCATAACCGACGGAGATCTGCCCTGGCCTTTTCTCTTGCATGGGTGTTTGACTTTCTAGCGATCCTCTCGACGGTTCTCACGAACCCGACGTTTCAGATGGTGGGCATGCTCCTTCTTCCGGCGTTCTCTGCTCTCATCTTTTATGGAGCGGTGAAGTTCCTTGAAGAAGAGTCGATAACCGTCAGGTACAGAACTCTCTCAATGCTTGCAGTGATGCCGGTTGCCTTTATGATATATATGATTGGAGTATACATTTACACCGGGGATGCAGTCTGGTCAGTAACCAGCGCCGCTACCCTCGGCATAACCGGCATCTTTGTCATAGCTGGAGGGCTTCTGCTTAGGGAGACCGTGGAGATTTATAAAAGTGCCATCAGATACCTCTATATCAGCATCATACTGTTTGGAGTTCACCTAATCCCTGCGGCACTTTTCGGCAACACCGATTGGTACAAGGCTATAGGCTTCACTCTCTCCACTGCCCTCATAATAAGCATGGTAGTGGCTATGGTAAAGCTCACCTCATCGGAGTTCTTCATGCCCCGAGAAGGCAAAACTGTGCAGCCCGTTGACCTTAAGCCGGGTGTTATAGTGGTCAATGGTAAGGAATACCAGAAGCTCAAGGAGAAACTCAAGGACAGGCCGGTTCTGGCCTTCGTCAGGGACGTTACCCAGGTTCCCGATGGGTGGCAGTACTACTTCGTTACGACCATACCTTTCCAGGGAAGGTTCAAGAACACCATAAACCCGACAAACCTTGCAAGGATGACCGAACTCTCGTACAAGTATCTGGAAGAGTCTGCCCGGATGGGAGAGCAGGGCGTAATTGTAATCGACTGCCTTGAGTACCTGACAGTCTACAACTCCTGGGAGAGCCTCATGAAGTTCCTTTCAAAGCTCAGGGACTTTGTTATAGTCAATAAGGGTACTCTCATACTCGTTATTGAGAAGGAGAGCCTTGAAAACAGGCTCTACGCTCAGCTCAGGAAGCTCATGGAGTGA
- a CDS encoding MogA/MoaB family molybdenum cofactor biosynthesis protein — MGAEEHKKKAPRKFKFAVITVSDTASRGEKEDKSGKFLVEELKKAGHERVLYKIVPDEKIEIIGAVVEAFERGAEVVVTSGGTGIASRDVTIESIRPLFDKELTGFGEIFRLMSYEEIGTAAVMTRATAGIIRSSGRAMAIFCLPGSLGAAKTGIRIILNEAGHVLKHGRE; from the coding sequence ATGGGAGCGGAAGAACACAAAAAGAAGGCCCCACGGAAGTTCAAGTTCGCGGTCATAACTGTGAGCGACACCGCGAGCAGGGGCGAGAAGGAGGATAAGAGCGGGAAGTTCCTCGTTGAGGAGCTTAAAAAGGCCGGGCATGAGAGGGTGCTCTACAAAATCGTCCCCGACGAGAAGATAGAGATAATTGGCGCCGTTGTCGAGGCCTTTGAGAGGGGAGCTGAAGTTGTCGTTACCTCCGGCGGAACCGGAATAGCGAGCAGGGACGTTACGATAGAAAGCATCAGACCGCTGTTCGACAAGGAGCTGACCGGCTTCGGTGAGATTTTCAGGCTTATGAGCTACGAGGAGATAGGCACCGCGGCGGTCATGACGAGAGCAACCGCAGGGATAATCAGAAGCTCCGGAAGGGCAATGGCAATCTTTTGCCTGCCGGGGAGTCTAGGCGCGGCGAAGACTGGGATCAGGATAATTCTGAACGAAGCAGGTCACGTCCTCAAGCACGGGAGGGAGTGA
- the tiaS gene encoding tRNA(Ile2) 2-agmatinylcytidine synthetase TiaS: protein MRLHIGIDDTDSPNGMCTTYLGAILYRELSRLAEPIDLPRLIRLNPNIPYKTRGNGAVAMTFEVDGKLIPEIKDTVLFYVNQLSDFTHENTNPGVVFLEGDIPEELREFSFRALREHVTIEDAERVAKDVGADVFKFKLGRGIIGALASIGYPLKRFTYELLAYRELNNWGTPRRVNAESVFLADRWGYPFTYDNVDPYKRSVLITPHGKDPVLVGIRGIDKGKVLQTFERVKFGEPIAFYQLYKTNQNTDDHLTPKKIGELKLYDSAVVRGTVVKPYWERGRHVFFELEDETGKIRVAAFEPTKKFRNYVRKLLPGDEIIAAGGVKEHEGVLTLNLEKFYPVKLVPKIEYRKPRCPRCGGTMKSKGDYLKCKRCGYKMPKKLIPVEVPRELERKVYEVPPDARKHLSRPLVLPGGEDSILKPFNQKA, encoded by the coding sequence ATGAGGCTCCACATCGGAATCGACGATACAGACTCACCCAACGGCATGTGCACCACCTACCTCGGTGCCATCCTCTACCGCGAGCTTTCCAGGTTAGCCGAGCCCATAGACCTCCCCCGCTTGATCCGGCTCAACCCGAACATCCCATACAAGACGAGGGGCAACGGAGCGGTCGCGATGACCTTCGAGGTCGATGGGAAGCTGATCCCAGAAATCAAAGATACCGTCCTTTTCTACGTAAACCAGCTTTCCGACTTCACCCACGAGAACACCAACCCGGGAGTTGTCTTCTTGGAGGGGGATATTCCAGAAGAGCTCCGCGAGTTCTCGTTTAGGGCTTTGAGGGAGCACGTTACGATCGAAGATGCCGAAAGGGTCGCGAAAGATGTCGGGGCGGATGTCTTCAAGTTCAAGCTCGGCAGGGGAATAATCGGTGCCTTAGCTTCGATCGGCTACCCACTTAAGCGCTTCACCTACGAGCTGCTGGCCTACAGGGAGCTCAACAACTGGGGGACGCCGAGGAGGGTAAACGCCGAGAGCGTCTTTCTGGCCGACCGCTGGGGCTACCCCTTCACCTACGACAACGTTGACCCCTACAAGAGGAGCGTCCTCATAACCCCTCACGGCAAAGACCCCGTTCTCGTTGGAATCCGGGGGATTGATAAGGGAAAAGTCCTCCAGACCTTCGAGCGGGTTAAGTTTGGTGAACCTATCGCTTTCTACCAGCTCTACAAGACCAACCAGAACACTGACGACCACTTAACTCCTAAAAAAATTGGCGAGCTGAAGCTCTACGACAGCGCGGTGGTTAGGGGAACGGTGGTTAAGCCCTACTGGGAGCGTGGGAGGCACGTCTTCTTCGAGCTGGAGGACGAGACGGGAAAAATCAGAGTAGCGGCCTTCGAGCCGACCAAGAAGTTCAGGAACTACGTGAGGAAGCTTTTGCCGGGCGATGAGATTATCGCGGCCGGAGGAGTGAAGGAGCACGAGGGCGTTCTGACGCTCAACCTCGAAAAGTTCTATCCGGTGAAGCTCGTCCCCAAAATCGAGTACCGAAAGCCCAGGTGCCCGCGCTGTGGAGGGACGATGAAGAGCAAGGGCGACTACCTCAAGTGCAAGCGCTGCGGCTATAAGATGCCGAAGAAGCTCATTCCGGTTGAAGTCCCGCGCGAGCTGGAGAGGAAAGTCTATGAGGTTCCTCCCGATGCCAGGAAGCACCTGTCGAGGCCGCTCGTCCTGCCGGGTGGGGAAGATAGTATTCTGAAGCCTTTCAATCAAAAGGCTTAA
- a CDS encoding adenosylcobinamide amidohydrolase, whose amino-acid sequence MEFEHFIRPFDEPMLALSNAPHRGGLAKANGFFFMMVPRDYSGNYRRDCARFEEEHGIKNFVGFMTAADVKKVLAVSRRGSVTAYVTAGITNPAIAGDVPPPWKPGTINIALVIREGLAVGAMANAIMTATEAKTYTLLSLGYNATGTTSDGIGVFAFEGEIEWAGTATELGINIGKAVRKALAESLRKWERTRSVK is encoded by the coding sequence ATGGAGTTTGAGCACTTTATCAGGCCTTTTGACGAGCCGATGCTGGCCCTCAGCAACGCACCCCACCGCGGGGGCCTGGCAAAGGCGAACGGCTTCTTCTTCATGATGGTTCCCAGGGACTACTCTGGAAACTACAGGCGGGACTGCGCGAGATTTGAGGAGGAGCATGGAATCAAAAACTTTGTCGGCTTCATGACGGCGGCCGACGTCAAAAAGGTACTCGCGGTTTCAAGGCGTGGAAGCGTTACTGCCTATGTCACCGCAGGAATCACAAACCCAGCGATAGCAGGCGATGTGCCGCCTCCCTGGAAGCCGGGGACGATAAACATTGCCCTTGTCATACGGGAAGGCCTGGCCGTCGGTGCTATGGCCAACGCAATAATGACGGCAACGGAGGCAAAGACATACACTCTCCTCAGCCTCGGTTACAACGCGACGGGAACGACAAGCGATGGGATAGGCGTTTTTGCCTTTGAAGGCGAAATTGAGTGGGCGGGAACGGCGACGGAGCTGGGAATAAACATCGGGAAAGCCGTCAGGAAAGCCCTCGCGGAGAGCCTGAGGAAGTGGGAGAGGACAAGAAGTGTTAAATAG
- a CDS encoding phenylacetate--CoA ligase family protein, translating to MTLIVGRTDKKGVEDFRYTLSKSLETTEFWQEKFSGIDPDGITIDDLAALTDRVTITPHDLYDIGRVWPDYIQRAQVFHTVMRTSGTTGKPKRIAYTRDDRFRTARQVEPWIREYMDKGDRIASFFPPLPSSSGMFAFGSFEALNAKSAYYQIPIQYLLDREMLLKELNYIKPTALFCLTATAYNLGLVLPESIKKDIQTIVVGGETLTPELARATLELFENAVIIDNFGSTEDAITGYRVITRKKATRFNFEESIVVLKDNGDGYDDYKRIYITKVMREGELTGLPLFNYDIGDLARIENGEVRNIIRIKDVVTLAGAKLHIDQVMEIVYDHPALLDFVIIYHPLSPENPKPKAVLRVAYSGEKPAGIEDEVRELIYEANNPVRYEVEESKQAELIIEAVPIEKLRADLPKRLGKTKRIYIVGKDL from the coding sequence GTGACCTTGATTGTTGGAAGAACTGACAAAAAGGGGGTCGAGGATTTTAGGTACACCCTCAGCAAGAGCCTGGAAACGACCGAATTCTGGCAGGAGAAGTTCTCCGGAATCGATCCCGATGGGATAACCATCGATGACCTTGCTGCCCTTACTGATAGGGTGACGATAACGCCCCATGATCTCTACGATATTGGCAGGGTGTGGCCCGATTACATCCAGAGGGCTCAGGTATTCCATACCGTGATGCGGACGAGCGGAACAACCGGGAAGCCCAAGAGAATAGCCTACACCAGGGACGACCGCTTCCGAACAGCCCGGCAGGTAGAGCCGTGGATCAGGGAGTACATGGACAAAGGGGATAGAATCGCCTCGTTTTTCCCACCGCTACCATCTTCATCAGGAATGTTTGCCTTCGGGAGCTTTGAAGCGCTCAACGCAAAGTCCGCATACTACCAGATCCCCATCCAGTACCTGCTCGACAGGGAGATGCTCCTCAAAGAGCTCAACTACATCAAGCCCACCGCACTCTTCTGTCTGACGGCGACTGCCTACAATCTCGGCCTCGTTCTTCCGGAGTCCATAAAGAAGGACATCCAGACGATAGTGGTCGGCGGCGAGACACTTACCCCCGAGCTCGCGAGGGCGACCCTTGAGCTGTTTGAAAACGCCGTGATAATAGACAACTTCGGCTCGACTGAGGACGCCATAACCGGTTACCGTGTCATCACGAGGAAGAAGGCCACAAGGTTCAACTTCGAGGAGTCTATAGTCGTCCTCAAGGACAACGGCGACGGCTACGACGACTACAAGCGCATCTACATAACCAAGGTCATGAGGGAGGGAGAGCTTACCGGTCTGCCCCTATTCAACTACGACATAGGCGACCTCGCGAGGATCGAGAACGGCGAGGTCAGGAACATAATCCGCATTAAGGACGTCGTAACACTCGCGGGAGCCAAGCTCCACATCGATCAGGTGATGGAGATAGTCTACGACCATCCGGCCCTCCTCGACTTCGTGATAATCTACCACCCGCTCTCACCTGAGAACCCCAAGCCGAAGGCCGTACTCCGCGTCGCCTACAGCGGTGAAAAGCCGGCCGGAATAGAGGACGAGGTCAGGGAGCTCATCTACGAGGCCAACAACCCGGTTCGCTACGAGGTGGAGGAGTCCAAGCAGGCCGAGCTGATCATCGAAGCGGTTCCCATTGAGAAGCTCAGGGCGGACCTCCCGAAGAGGCTCGGCAAGACCAAGAGGATATACATCGTCGGCAAGGATCTCTGA
- the cobT gene encoding nicotinate mononucleotide-dependent phosphoribosyltransferase CobT, with product MESLFLLVLGNTEISTVPGISVAGATPELTRLTPVADAEYLFHEKPLTIDVIPVTPEGHPTPAIITKAAKELANFPVLVVRGGTYLAPFIPHIHISNAVGRDFRKEPALPEFGEIIRRAKLLGEELNKMPIKELVIGESTPGGTTTAQAVLWALGYEAKTSSASPNNPQSLKEKVISEAFKRAGIEKGQLRDNPLEALRQFGDSMLATVIGVSLGFRKNVVLAGGTQMLAVSALLGALGESLDRFMIATTKWVVNDKSATFLETAREIGIVSYAADLDFSKSEFKGLRDYERGYVKEGVGAGGATWLAVKAGFSPEEVSKKVEELYGRLMEMKST from the coding sequence ATGGAGAGCCTCTTCCTGCTGGTTTTGGGTAACACGGAGATAAGCACAGTCCCGGGAATAAGTGTGGCCGGGGCTACACCCGAACTTACCAGACTCACCCCAGTAGCCGATGCGGAGTACCTCTTCCACGAGAAGCCCCTGACTATTGACGTAATCCCCGTAACCCCTGAAGGCCACCCGACGCCGGCTATAATCACCAAAGCGGCGAAGGAGCTTGCGAACTTCCCGGTTCTAGTTGTCAGGGGTGGAACATATCTCGCTCCCTTCATCCCCCATATCCACATCAGCAACGCCGTCGGGAGGGACTTTAGGAAAGAACCTGCACTGCCGGAGTTTGGGGAGATAATCAGGCGCGCCAAGCTCCTCGGCGAGGAGCTGAACAAGATGCCAATCAAGGAACTCGTCATCGGTGAATCAACGCCTGGCGGAACTACAACTGCCCAGGCCGTTCTGTGGGCGCTCGGGTATGAAGCTAAGACGAGTTCGGCCTCGCCCAATAACCCTCAAAGCCTGAAGGAGAAGGTAATCAGCGAGGCCTTCAAGAGGGCCGGAATCGAGAAGGGCCAGCTCAGAGACAATCCTCTCGAAGCTCTAAGGCAGTTCGGCGACTCTATGCTGGCGACGGTGATAGGTGTCTCCCTCGGCTTCAGGAAGAACGTCGTCCTGGCTGGAGGAACGCAGATGCTGGCCGTCTCAGCGCTCCTAGGGGCCCTCGGCGAGAGCCTTGATAGGTTCATGATAGCCACAACAAAGTGGGTGGTAAACGACAAAAGCGCAACCTTCCTCGAAACGGCGAGGGAAATCGGGATAGTAAGCTACGCCGCAGACCTGGACTTCTCGAAGAGCGAGTTCAAGGGATTAAGGGACTACGAGAGGGGCTACGTCAAGGAAGGAGTTGGAGCGGGAGGGGCGACGTGGCTGGCCGTTAAAGCCGGTTTTTCGCCAGAAGAAGTCAGCAAAAAGGTCGAGGAGCTTTACGGAAGGCTCATGGAGATGAAATCCACCTGA
- a CDS encoding GNAT family N-acetyltransferase, whose product MRPIILKGNLVSLGVLLREDLKHVWLWYNDREVRRYLSYPEEVFFYEDELEWYEALRREKKHEKVFAIIENSSRSPVGLIGLHKIDYHNSRAELGYFLAREYWGHGYASEAVKLALDYAFEWLNLRKVYAHVFETNVPSIRVLEKNGFRLAGRWRKHQYVPGEGFVDVLCYERFRE is encoded by the coding sequence ATGAGGCCGATAATCCTCAAGGGCAACCTCGTTTCCCTGGGCGTGCTCCTCAGAGAGGATTTGAAGCACGTCTGGCTCTGGTACAACGACAGGGAGGTTAGAAGGTACCTGTCGTATCCTGAGGAAGTGTTCTTCTATGAAGACGAGCTCGAATGGTACGAGGCCCTGAGGCGGGAGAAGAAGCACGAAAAGGTCTTCGCGATCATAGAGAACTCCTCGCGGTCCCCCGTTGGGCTCATAGGCCTCCACAAGATAGACTACCACAACAGCAGGGCAGAGCTCGGCTACTTCTTAGCCAGGGAGTACTGGGGCCACGGCTACGCCAGCGAGGCAGTAAAGCTCGCCCTCGACTACGCCTTCGAGTGGCTCAACCTGCGGAAGGTCTACGCCCACGTCTTTGAGACAAACGTGCCCTCCATACGGGTCTTGGAGAAGAACGGTTTCAGATTGGCAGGCCGCTGGAGGAAGCACCAGTACGTCCCGGGAGAGGGCTTCGTTGACGTGCTCTGCTATGAGAGGTTCAGGGAATAG
- a CDS encoding type II toxin-antitoxin system VapC family toxin, translated as MTTDLVLDTSVFVKGFVPPKRKKRDEVYYSRLALHRKAKSILDEVTMGRILLHEPVVMLVETASVVSRLSNNPALSRLAVSFITEHSLLYSDVYLLETAIDLGITTKASGFDVLFLACAERADAKLITDDKKMYEKAVKAGIRAELLRWISSP; from the coding sequence ATGACTACTGACCTCGTCCTTGACACGAGCGTCTTCGTGAAGGGCTTTGTTCCACCAAAGCGGAAGAAAAGGGACGAAGTTTACTACTCCCGGCTCGCGCTTCACAGAAAAGCGAAGTCCATTCTCGATGAAGTGACCATGGGTAGGATACTGCTACACGAGCCGGTTGTTATGCTTGTGGAGACGGCTTCCGTTGTCTCACGCCTCTCCAACAATCCTGCCCTTTCTAGGCTCGCGGTTAGTTTTATCACCGAGCATTCCCTGCTGTACTCGGACGTTTATCTCCTTGAAACCGCCATTGACCTGGGAATTACTACAAAGGCAAGCGGTTTTGACGTCCTTTTCCTAGCATGTGCAGAAAGAGCCGATGCCAAGCTGATAACCGACGACAAAAAGATGTACGAAAAAGCGGTAAAAGCTGGAATTAGGGCAGAGCTCCTCAGGTGGATTTCATCTCCATGA